In a genomic window of Aggregatimonas sangjinii:
- a CDS encoding ribose-5-phosphate isomerase gives MPKTQYHIYVIELHKKVFTENRRFREANPQFNGVLECLYVGMTTKTPKERFLQHKTGYVNKKGHKLSANIVQRYGSYLRPSLYNHIGPITTRAEALKMEETLALELRRKRYAVWFN, from the coding sequence ATGCCGAAAACACAATACCATATCTACGTTATCGAACTCCATAAAAAAGTGTTTACGGAAAACCGTCGTTTCCGTGAGGCGAATCCACAATTTAACGGGGTGCTCGAATGTTTGTATGTCGGCATGACCACTAAAACCCCTAAAGAGCGTTTTCTACAACATAAAACGGGCTATGTCAACAAAAAAGGCCACAAACTCTCAGCCAATATCGTTCAGCGATACGGCTCCTATTTACGACCAAGCTTGTACAATCATATCGGTCCCATTACAACCCGTGCAGAGGCCCTGAAAATGGAAGAAACTTTGGCGTTGGAGCTTCGTCGTAAAAGGTATGCGGTGTGGTTTAATTGA